CTTTGATTTTATGGAAAACCCCAGCCAGCTCCAGCGACGTGAGCATTCGGTCGAGCGCATAATATTTCTCACCAATATCTTCAATGAAAAGTATTTTATCCTTAAAATCAAATGTATATGGCGTCCCCAACAAGGCGTAGATGAGCGCAAGATTACCCCCAATCAGTTGACCTTCCGCAATGCCTTTCCGGTTGAACTGTTGGTTTTCAATGGTATAGTTAGGAAATTTTCCTTTAAAAAGGTCAAATATCAGGTCATAGCTTTCATCTGTCACGCCAAAAGCCGAGGTCTTAATGGTTTGTGCGTGTAAGGACGCGAAACCGTGTTGCAGCAGATAACTTTGGATCACGGTGTTATCGGAATATCCTATGAACCATTTGGGATTCTTAATGAAATTCCCAAGATTAATATGTGGCAGCAAATGTTGGCAACCATAACCGCCGCGTGAGGTCCAAATGGCTGAAATTTCAGGATCGTTTAGCGCCCAATTCAGGTCAGAGACCCGTTGCCGCACATCACCCGCGTAAGAATAGCCGTGCTGAAATCGGGTAAACACATGTTCGCCAAAAACCGCCTCGTATCCTTTAGACTGAATAAGTTGTAAACCATGTTTCAGTTGGTCTTTCTCCACACTGCCGGCCGGGGAAATGACCGCTATTTTATCTCCTTTGGAAAGGTGGGGTGGGAAGATAACTGCACTCATGGCTGATGTTTTTTCTGTTCGGTACGTTCGGCTTCTTCAAGTTTACGGTCGAACTGATTGAATTTCTTGAAGCTTTGCAGAAAAATGAATATACTGAAAATCACCAGGATATAACCAACTCCTTTCCGGATTCTATTGGCGACTTTTTCCGTGAGTTTTTCGTGAAACTGCTTGGCAAGATATATTTTAAGGAAATCTATTGCCAGATAAGTACTTACCACCAGCAACATATAAAGCATAAACTGGTCTAGATCTGGGTAAGCATTGCGTACAGAAATGACGGTTACGAGCCAGAATAGCACGACCCCGATATTCAGAATGTTAAAGAAAAAGCCATTCAAGAATGTTTTAAAATAATTCTGGCCAATAAGTCTTTCTTCACCTACCAGATGCATTTTGGTTTTCGAGACAATCATATACACAGCATAAATAAGTATAATCAAGGCCGTAACACGGTAGAACCCGGGGTGTTTATCGATAAGCTGTACCAAGTCGGCACTGGCAAAAAAAGCAGCCACAATACACAGAATATCTGCTACGATTACCCCA
This DNA window, taken from Chryseobacterium sp. 6424, encodes the following:
- a CDS encoding LD-carboxypeptidase — translated: MSAVIFPPHLSKGDKIAVISPAGSVEKDQLKHGLQLIQSKGYEAVFGEHVFTRFQHGYSYAGDVRQRVSDLNWALNDPEISAIWTSRGGYGCQHLLPHINLGNFIKNPKWFIGYSDNTVIQSYLLQHGFASLHAQTIKTSAFGVTDESYDLIFDLFKGKFPNYTIENQQFNRKGIAEGQLIGGNLALIYALLGTPYTFDFKDKILFIEDIGEKYYALDRMLTSLELAGVFHKIKGLIIGGMTLMEDENENPAYNDSFDGFAYQLIHERVSKYHFPTLFGLPNGHIYDNRPLIIGAEVCLEVDDQSVLSFKSAYGRS
- a CDS encoding LysE family translocator; this encodes MFELILSAVGLGIMLSLVFIGPIFFLLIETSFCRGPKHAIALDFGVIVADILCIVAAFFASADLVQLIDKHPGFYRVTALIILIYAVYMIVSKTKMHLVGEERLIGQNYFKTFLNGFFFNILNIGVVLFWLVTVISVRNAYPDLDQFMLYMLLVVSTYLAIDFLKIYLAKQFHEKLTEKVANRIRKGVGYILVIFSIFIFLQSFKKFNQFDRKLEEAERTEQKKHQP